One region of Acropora muricata isolate sample 2 chromosome 13, ASM3666990v1, whole genome shotgun sequence genomic DNA includes:
- the LOC136895474 gene encoding fez family zinc finger protein 1-like, translated as MPKSFLLKRKSTNTSAPKLQNQQKEHEDQKEESLTSEDRSIQSKILTESPKAPTDSSHVVFEAKDEFATPTASPVKYSPEQPFSIYSPFYGLPFPGVADNSHNNFHTYFNTLPSDFRYFHLADFRNSWTPNLSSAHQPAFNSDDFNGELAFSAPTKVILPNEMRQPYRCEQCGKIFKTKYTLAIHLKMPNHTFARPFVCNTCGKGFRLSSTLCRHKIIHTKEKPYKCHICEKAFNRSSTLKTHLRTHNIEKEFVCDRCGKGFHQKGNLRNHILIHTGEKPYKCSLCQKAFNKLSNLKFHMHVHAENSPYRCGVCSVTFSRRCDLKNHIHNAHSQNEADF; from the exons CAAATCATTTTTGTTGAAGAGAAAGTCGACCAACACCTCAGCTCCAAAATTGCAGAATCAACAAAAAG AACACGAGGATCAAAAGGAAGAATCATTAACAAGCGAAGATCGAAGCATTCAAAGTAAAATTCTAACAGAATCACCAAAAGCACCCACAGATTCGTCCCATGTTGTCTTTGAGGCGAAGGACGAGTTTGCTACACCAACAGCCTCGCCTGTGAAGTACTCTCCCGAACAGCCTTTCTCCATTTACAGCCCATTCTACGGTTTGCCGTTCCCTGGAGTAGCAGACAACAGCCATAACAATTTTCACACCTACTTCAACACTCTTCCAAGTGATTTTAGGTATTTTCATCTTGCAGATTTCAGAAACAGCTGGACGCCTAATTTGAGCTCTGCACATCAACCAGCATTTAATTCTGACGATTTTAACGGTGAATTAGCGTTTTCGGCTCCAACAAAAGTTATTTTGCCCAACGAAATGAGGCAGCCTTACCGATGCGAACAATGTGGGAagatttttaaaacaaaatacacGCTAGCAATTCATCTAAAAATGCCAAATCATACCTTTGCAAGGCCGTTTGTATGCAATACTTGTGGAAAGGGCTTTCGCTTGTCTTCCACACTGTGCAGGCACAAAATTATTCACACCAAAGAAAAACCGTATAAATGCCACATTTGTGAGAAAGCATTCAATCGTTCCTCGACGCTCAAGACCCACTTGAGAACGCACAACATCGAGAAGGAATTTGTCTGCGATCGTTGCGGGAAAGGTTTTCACCAGAAAGGCAATTTGCGAAATCACATATTGATTCACACGGGCGAGAAACCATACAAGTGTTCTCTGTGCCAAAAAGCATTTAACAAATTGTCGAATTTGAAATTTCACATGCATGTCCATGCTGAAAACTCGCCGTATCGTTGTGGCGTTTGTAGCGTAACGTTCTCTAGAAGGTGCGATTTGAAGAACCATATACATAATGCACATTCCCAAAATGAAGCCG